A region from the Falco rusticolus isolate bFalRus1 chromosome 4, bFalRus1.pri, whole genome shotgun sequence genome encodes:
- the LOC119147080 gene encoding uncharacterized protein LOC119147080 isoform X1: MSKSVGNGRCNDASSLHMDLSKLVTWAHTHGTICNQIPVLKTAQNFPSKDNSILWMCGVGHAYHWQCGHLYVRIREENEAVESRKRLVSSEVSPREANLDEKKFRMTPSFERAKADAVDTGSRSRSPEVTQQQDKCYLLYNELSPRENKNPSKSVKSCFTAAQHLLVSGSEVKTDGYKVKPESNEELQIISDDEQCKSEDDDQQDQFNEYNLAESPVKSGTAEVNLQMHQSQKKAFDKLTATQMSGFDATGKPPQTLACILKSPGSDQESLDSSFLMLGPLNPAGSITETSRARNSFESTIPQEHLKSVPVSNIEEKAQLESPTSVSFFEFEATVDVQQELELSPSEPGTPGIGLSGNVTENPAKESEPSQSGHAPHLSASLSSESKNTDHPPAFLNKNVLKWDVKRNRNTGDIKTFRDWLVLHCPSEMREIHKLPPEDLDNYLALFYSSVKRQNGGDFSSRSLHSFQSNIKRYLKDHNYKYSLANGLEFRASQEALKLKLQHLCQKEREEEWSLLENLTDEDVQNLRRKGLLSKMHPQGFLHLIFTNLIRAFGASTHSQSHSLYWGQLVLKKNEQELEYLEWLDDLSAEVSAGESGPRLFAKPEDPDNCPVTDYKEYAKRRPQDMLHYYNPLYLAPKPLCSIWDQIWYCRKSLTKSKLEKILKVIIHEVRGPVKTSNK, translated from the exons ATG AGCAAGAGTGTTGGCAATGGAAGGTGCAATGATGCCAGTTCACTTCACATGGATCTCTCCAAGCTTGTGACCTGGGCACACACCCATGGGACCATATGCAATCAAATCCCAGTCTTGAAAACTGCGCAGAACTTTCCTAGCAAGGACAATTCTATTCTGTGGATGTGTGGAGTTGGACATGCATATCACTGGCAGTGTGGACATTTGTATGTCAGAATCAGAGAAGAGAATGAAGCtgtagaaagcagaaagaggTTAGTATCATCTGAGGTTTCACCGCGGGAAGCTAACTTAGATGAAAAGAAGTTCAGGATGACTCCGTCTTTTGAGAGGGCTAAAGCAGATGCTGTTGACACAGGGTCACGTAGCAGATCACCAGAGGTCACTCAGCAACAAGATAAATGCTACCTACTATATAATGAACTATCACCCAGAGAAAATAAGAACCCCAGTAAATCCGTGAAATCATGCTTTACAGCAGCGCAGCATTTGTTGGTATCTGGTAGTGAAGTCAAAACTGACGGATATAAGGTGAAGCCAGAAAGCAACGAAGAGCTACAAATCATCTCTGATGATGAACAGTGCAAATCAGAGGATGACGACCAACAAGACCAGTTCAATGAGTATAATCTGGCAGAATCACCAGTGAAAAGTGGAACTGCTGAGGTAAATTTGCAAATGCATCAGAGTCAGAAGAAGGCATTTGACAAGTTGACAGCCACCCAGATGTCTGGTTTTGATGCTACAGGAAAACCACCCCAAACTCTTGCCTGCATTCTAAAATCCCCTGGCAGCGATCAGGAGAGCCTGGACAGCAGCTTCTTGATGTTAGGTCCTCTTAATCCTGCAGGGTCCATAACTGAAACTTCAAGAGCAAGAAATTCCTTTGAGTCAACAATACCAcaagaacatttaaaatctgttccTGTCTCCAACATTGAAGAAAAGGCCCAACTTGAGTCACCCACTTCTGTGTCTTTCTTTGAGTTTGAAGCCACTGTAGATGTCCAGCAGGAACTCGAGCTGAGCCCTTCTGAGCCTGGCACACCAGGAATAGGCTTAAGCGGGAACGTTACTGAAAACCCTGCCAAGGAAAGTGAGCCGTCACAATCTGGGCATGCTCCTCATCTTTCAGCCTCACTGAGTTCAGAGAGCAAGAACACCGACCACCCACCTGCCTTTCTAAACAAAA ATGTATTGAAGTGGGATGTAAAGAGAAACCGTAACACTGGCGATATAAAAACTTTCAGAGACTGGCTGGTTTTACATTGCCCTTCTGAAATGCGCGAGATCCATAAGCTGCCACCTGAAGACCTCGATAATTACCTGGCCTTGTTCTACAGTTCTGTAAAGAGACAGAACGGTGGAGATTTTTCCTCCCGTTCTTTGCACTCCTTTCAAAGTAACATCAAGAGATACCTCAAGGATCACAACTACAAGTATAGCCTGGCTAACGGGTTGGAATTCAGAGCGTCTCAGGAAGCCTTGAAACTGAAACTTCAGCACCTATgtcagaaagagagagaggaggagtgGAGTCTTTTGGAGAACCTGACAGATGAAGATGTGCAAAATCTTCGTAGGAAGGGACTTTTAAGTAAGATGCACCCTCAGGGCTTTTTGCACCTCATATTCACAAATCTCATTAGGGCGTTTGGGGCCAGTACACACAGTCAGAGCCACAGTCTGTACTGGGGACAGCTTGTGCTAAAAAAGAATGAGCAAGAGCTGGAATACTTGGAGTGGCTGGATGACCTGAGTGCAGAGGTAAGTGCAGGGGAGTCAGGTCCACGTCTCTTTGCCAAGCCTGAGGATCCAGATAACTGTCCGGTCACAGATTATAAGGAGTATGCCAAGAGGAGGCCGCAGGATATGCTTCATTACTACAATCCGCTTTACCTGGCTCCCAAACCTCTGTGCTCCATATGGGACCAGATATGGTATTGCAGAAAGTCACTGACAAAAAGCAAATTGGAAAAGATCTTGAAAGTTATTATCCATGAGGTCAGGGGACCTGTAAAGACGTCCAACAAATAA
- the LOC119147080 gene encoding uncharacterized protein LOC119147080 isoform X2, with protein sequence MDLSKLVTWAHTHGTICNQIPVLKTAQNFPSKDNSILWMCGVGHAYHWQCGHLYVRIREENEAVESRKRLVSSEVSPREANLDEKKFRMTPSFERAKADAVDTGSRSRSPEVTQQQDKCYLLYNELSPRENKNPSKSVKSCFTAAQHLLVSGSEVKTDGYKVKPESNEELQIISDDEQCKSEDDDQQDQFNEYNLAESPVKSGTAEVNLQMHQSQKKAFDKLTATQMSGFDATGKPPQTLACILKSPGSDQESLDSSFLMLGPLNPAGSITETSRARNSFESTIPQEHLKSVPVSNIEEKAQLESPTSVSFFEFEATVDVQQELELSPSEPGTPGIGLSGNVTENPAKESEPSQSGHAPHLSASLSSESKNTDHPPAFLNKNVLKWDVKRNRNTGDIKTFRDWLVLHCPSEMREIHKLPPEDLDNYLALFYSSVKRQNGGDFSSRSLHSFQSNIKRYLKDHNYKYSLANGLEFRASQEALKLKLQHLCQKEREEEWSLLENLTDEDVQNLRRKGLLSKMHPQGFLHLIFTNLIRAFGASTHSQSHSLYWGQLVLKKNEQELEYLEWLDDLSAEVSAGESGPRLFAKPEDPDNCPVTDYKEYAKRRPQDMLHYYNPLYLAPKPLCSIWDQIWYCRKSLTKSKLEKILKVIIHEVRGPVKTSNK encoded by the exons ATGGATCTCTCCAAGCTTGTGACCTGGGCACACACCCATGGGACCATATGCAATCAAATCCCAGTCTTGAAAACTGCGCAGAACTTTCCTAGCAAGGACAATTCTATTCTGTGGATGTGTGGAGTTGGACATGCATATCACTGGCAGTGTGGACATTTGTATGTCAGAATCAGAGAAGAGAATGAAGCtgtagaaagcagaaagaggTTAGTATCATCTGAGGTTTCACCGCGGGAAGCTAACTTAGATGAAAAGAAGTTCAGGATGACTCCGTCTTTTGAGAGGGCTAAAGCAGATGCTGTTGACACAGGGTCACGTAGCAGATCACCAGAGGTCACTCAGCAACAAGATAAATGCTACCTACTATATAATGAACTATCACCCAGAGAAAATAAGAACCCCAGTAAATCCGTGAAATCATGCTTTACAGCAGCGCAGCATTTGTTGGTATCTGGTAGTGAAGTCAAAACTGACGGATATAAGGTGAAGCCAGAAAGCAACGAAGAGCTACAAATCATCTCTGATGATGAACAGTGCAAATCAGAGGATGACGACCAACAAGACCAGTTCAATGAGTATAATCTGGCAGAATCACCAGTGAAAAGTGGAACTGCTGAGGTAAATTTGCAAATGCATCAGAGTCAGAAGAAGGCATTTGACAAGTTGACAGCCACCCAGATGTCTGGTTTTGATGCTACAGGAAAACCACCCCAAACTCTTGCCTGCATTCTAAAATCCCCTGGCAGCGATCAGGAGAGCCTGGACAGCAGCTTCTTGATGTTAGGTCCTCTTAATCCTGCAGGGTCCATAACTGAAACTTCAAGAGCAAGAAATTCCTTTGAGTCAACAATACCAcaagaacatttaaaatctgttccTGTCTCCAACATTGAAGAAAAGGCCCAACTTGAGTCACCCACTTCTGTGTCTTTCTTTGAGTTTGAAGCCACTGTAGATGTCCAGCAGGAACTCGAGCTGAGCCCTTCTGAGCCTGGCACACCAGGAATAGGCTTAAGCGGGAACGTTACTGAAAACCCTGCCAAGGAAAGTGAGCCGTCACAATCTGGGCATGCTCCTCATCTTTCAGCCTCACTGAGTTCAGAGAGCAAGAACACCGACCACCCACCTGCCTTTCTAAACAAAA ATGTATTGAAGTGGGATGTAAAGAGAAACCGTAACACTGGCGATATAAAAACTTTCAGAGACTGGCTGGTTTTACATTGCCCTTCTGAAATGCGCGAGATCCATAAGCTGCCACCTGAAGACCTCGATAATTACCTGGCCTTGTTCTACAGTTCTGTAAAGAGACAGAACGGTGGAGATTTTTCCTCCCGTTCTTTGCACTCCTTTCAAAGTAACATCAAGAGATACCTCAAGGATCACAACTACAAGTATAGCCTGGCTAACGGGTTGGAATTCAGAGCGTCTCAGGAAGCCTTGAAACTGAAACTTCAGCACCTATgtcagaaagagagagaggaggagtgGAGTCTTTTGGAGAACCTGACAGATGAAGATGTGCAAAATCTTCGTAGGAAGGGACTTTTAAGTAAGATGCACCCTCAGGGCTTTTTGCACCTCATATTCACAAATCTCATTAGGGCGTTTGGGGCCAGTACACACAGTCAGAGCCACAGTCTGTACTGGGGACAGCTTGTGCTAAAAAAGAATGAGCAAGAGCTGGAATACTTGGAGTGGCTGGATGACCTGAGTGCAGAGGTAAGTGCAGGGGAGTCAGGTCCACGTCTCTTTGCCAAGCCTGAGGATCCAGATAACTGTCCGGTCACAGATTATAAGGAGTATGCCAAGAGGAGGCCGCAGGATATGCTTCATTACTACAATCCGCTTTACCTGGCTCCCAAACCTCTGTGCTCCATATGGGACCAGATATGGTATTGCAGAAAGTCACTGACAAAAAGCAAATTGGAAAAGATCTTGAAAGTTATTATCCATGAGGTCAGGGGACCTGTAAAGACGTCCAACAAATAA